AAGAtgattatctactactactactacttagcatttctatagcgctgccagggttatgcagcgctgtacaagtttaacatggggaaggacagtccctgctcaaaagagcttacaatctaaaggttacaaactatgtagtcagtgtaggtaacatgaatggggagggtggttaggcgccaaaagcaagggagaagagatgggttttgagtaaggacttgaaaatgggcagggagggcgcatggcgtatgggctctggaagtctgttccaggcataaggtgatgcgaggcagaaggggcagagtctggagttagcggtggtggagaagggtacagataagagtgatttgtcctgagagcagaggttacgggtgggaacatacggggagaggagggtagagaggtaatggggggctgcagattgagtgcacttgaaggtcaataggagaagcttgaactgtatgcggtagcggatcgggagccagtgaagcgacttgaggagaggggtgatatgagagtatcggttcacgcggtagataagccgtgcggcggaattttggacagatttggACTGTGTtaattctgtgactggttcctGTTGCAAGTAGAAGTTAAACAACTTTATGATAACTATTCAGAAAAACTCAGTCACAAAAATGAGAAATCAAGTGTGAGAATGAAGCATTTTCCTTGGAGTTACAGGGGAGGGTGATCTGTATTTGGAAActagttctctctctctttttttttttttttttcacagtgacTTACAGAATGCAGCTGCAGGCTCAGTTGCCTCTGTATTCTCCTCCCTCGTGCTTTGCCCCACAGAGCTGGTAAAATGTCGTCTGCAGGCCATGCATGAATTACAGTTATCTGGAAAGGTTCTTGAAAGGCACAAGTaagatgattttaatgatttgTTTGGGAAGGTGAGGGATATGCAAGACTCGGCCTCAACAGTGATGTCTAAAGGACATTTTCCCACTTTGGGTCCACAGTAAGAATCCTTATTTCAGCCACAGTTGACGCTGAACTCAGAATTGATAGAAGGGTGATCATACCTTCCACATGAGGGCAATCTGATTGGAACCCTCTGTTCACCTTTCCTGATGCATCACCTCATGGACATGAATTCACaccacttagggccccttttactaaggtacgctagcggatttagtgcgcactaaaaattagcatgcgctaaacaacaaagatgcccattatattcctatgagcgtcttaGGGATGTCTGTGTCCAAAAAGGATGGACATTGGTATTTAGCTCTTGTACCTGGCtcttccaggttacagaaaggtgctctgattgagcagctgtccactggagggtttgggaagtcacccccccccccccccccccagtataaaTTGGAAAGGGgttaccaggctctgtgacagcttcaggaactatggacaTTCATGGtaactaaattaaaaaacaaaaaaacatttatatatcACCCGTAActcctgaaggctattgaatcCATGTACATAGAAGCAGAGTATGcatttttctgtccttggagggctcataatttaaaaaaaaaaaaaaaaaatcacaaaatttctgcagtgggatttgaacaaagATTACAGCcaactgctctaatcattagactATTCCTTCACACCACACAGATGtttatgtggccattttataacatggatgttCCTATACAgccacaaagatgtccatgtctcttgttttgccttgttcatagtttggatgtttccgtttgtaaaatggatattcatggTGGATGAAACCAGCACATGaacgtccatttctcatgtattttagaacaggctgttaCTATGAGatgaattttcaaagcacttaagacttaccaagttacacagtaacctatggaacgtttaaagtctaagtgctttgaaaatacacttctaggtctcattacataaaatgggacctgtgctaaaatagcacgagttagtgataaaataacccgTCTCAAAGGTGGCCCACATTGATACCCACCCCCTTTAGACTTTTATTGGCCAGATGTTTTAttacagtatttatatactgcctttccaaatgcagtcaaagcagtgtacaataaaacggaaaggaactacaaagttAGATAGTATAGAGGAAAGATAGtacaaggaggaaagaaaaggaaaaaaaaatacagaggaccaaaggtccataaaatGCTGCAGCTACCAGAGTGGACCAGGACCTAGGAGTTCACAAGTCAAATGTTTCTAATTAGTGAAAGCTTGAGAAAAAGGTTCCCAAACCAAAGGTAAGACAATTCTGCACAAATGTCAAGGGGAACAGAATTCCAGAGAAAAGATGCAACAGAGAAAGTTTTGCATTCCTTGTACTTGAAAACCCAGAGCATAGCACTGATAATTTGCTTCCCTTTTGTTAGTACAGTTTGGTCAGTGGTGAAAGGTATTATTCGCACTGATGGCCCATTGGGATTCTACCAAGGACTGTCAAGCACTTTATTCAGAGAGATGCCAGGATATTTCTTCTTTTTCGGTGGATATGAACTGAGTCGATCGTTGTTTGCTTCAGGAGGTAAATCGAAAGAAGAGTTGGGTAAGTGCAAGACTGTTGACAAGCTTAGTACTTTGATTTCCTCTGGTGATTTCCGTATTTTTTATCTTTATAATATAGTGTACTCTGTACACTGAGGAGATGGGAAAGGACTAGCTGAAGGTCCTGAGTaaatcttgtgtgtgtgtgtatatatgcttCAATATTAGAGCAGCCTTCTAGTAGTCGTATTGGTTCTGGATAAAATTTGTTCCTCTTTAGCCTTGGTTCTATATGAAAACAAGATTGTACTGAATGTCCATGTGTGCCCCCTACATTCAAATAACTGGACCTAGCTCCATTAAAATTGTGTGTGGAGGTAGGTCCTAGGGTTACACCAAACATTTTGAGCTTTTAaaagtttgggggaggggatgtggatagggttaccatatgtctggttttacccggacatgtcctctttttgagtacACTGCAGGgcatccgggcgggttttgccagcctgccagtTCGTTCAGGTTTGCGGACAAATGGGTGGGCAGGTGGGCCTCAGGgtatcctatcctcccctcccctcccttacctTATTGtagggtcctggtggtctagtggcctctttggggcaggaaagagccccctctttcctgcccagtgcggcTGTAGACTTGCCTTGCTCCcggcgccgcttcaaaatggctgccaagagttcaagcggCGGCCTTGCGTGACTTCCCCAGAAGTCTTgtaaggtcactgcttgaactatcagcagccattttgaagcagaactgggagcaagacaggtctgcagctgcgccgggcaggaaagagggggctttttcctgccccaaagaggccactagaccaccaggacactacaataaggtacaggaggggagggaatgtgggtggagggaggctggaaaaaaggtttgggggggggggaagagagggaatctggctttcttgggggtgggggcatCATGCGGGGGTATGACGGGtttgtgacagggggtggggtaatattgtgtctttttttttttttttctttctctcacaGCAAATATGGTAAGTCTAGATGTGGAGGGAGTCAAAGTTGGCAGATTTTTATGAGGAATGTGTTTTCTCTTCCCCTTATAAGTTTTTGAACCAGTTTAGAAAATTGCCGAGTGATTTGAGGGACTGGGGACAAACTAGGCAACACTGATatgagaaatggggggggggggagggaatttgaACTGAGGCAAACCTAGAATATTTAAAAGTAAACATTGATGGGAAAAGTGAGTGACATATAGGGCCACTTGTGATACTTTTTATTAGCACATTTGTCCCAAACAGATgtgaagaagaaaaataaagggGAACTATTTTATGTTCTGTTTCATTGGCATAGGGAAGTATTCTCAGAATCAGGTCACACTATAAGCATTCCAtcttttcaaacaagaaaaaccctagtacataagaacatacaatGTGTCAATCTAAAAGGTTagttgagcccagcatcctgtttctgagGATGGCCAATgcaagtcacaagtagctggcaagatcccaaggagTATAGTGGTATTCTTTATTGTTCATACACTGCAGTAAGCTGTGATTTTTCCCAAGCCTACAGTACATGGCTAATAATGGTTTAAGGACTTTTCCTTCATGAACCTGCCATAAGCACATcttctggaaacaaattccacagcttaattgtacATTGGTGAAAAAGTTGATGGTCTCTGATtgttttttaaatgtactacctATTGGCTTCATGAAGTGTTGCCTCAACTTAGGAAACAGTTGTTTACCCTTTCAAACAGTACTATTTAACTGTTCCACCCTatttgtgtgttgttttttttgtttttttactgtttttagtGGGAGGCTTGCTTGTCTgaattttgaaaatgtaaaattGATTGTGGTATTGTCTGTCTTGAGCTTCTTTTGGTTAAGCAGAATATGTGTTCAAATTAAAATTTTATTGACATTTGTCATATCTGCTCCTATTCAGCTTTTCTCCGTACCAGAGTTGTTTTGGTTTCTCTTCTCAGtgccttttctagttctgctttgTCTAATTTTGGGGCAATGAGAATTGCAGACAGTACACGAGGTGCAGTCGCAGTATGGAtgaatacagaggcattataatgttcacTTTagattttattctccattcctttctgaattATTCTTAACATGGCTCTTAGTTTTGTCTGTGTCTTTCATCTGATGATGTATCACTTATTCTGCCAGGCCCTATCCCTTTGATGATAAGCGGTGGCTTTGGAGGTGTCGCTCTTTGGCTTGCCGTGTACCCAGTGGACTGTGTCAAATCCAGAATCCAGGTTCTTTCTGCGGCAGGGAAACAAGCAGGCTTTATGAGAACTCTGGTGTGCTTGGTGAAAAATGAAGGTGAGCTTTTTAAACAAGTGGCGGACAAGTGTTCAGTTGGAATCACATTAGCGTTTACTTGGTCCCTTCATAAagttaaaacaactgaaaaagtacagcTTCTAGTGGCTGTGGTTTACAGAAGCCCTTAAATAAAAAGATTATTCTTCAGAACCTGGTATacaatagtaattttttttttaagccagtgcTTGAATCTGCAGTGCCCTCCCTCTTCCCAGGCAGCATAACTGGGCAACAATGTCAGACTGGGATAGCCCACGTTCATATCACTAAACTAGATAGTACTTTATATGAAGTATACATTTAAGAAACCATAAGGACATTGAATAAATTGAGccaatatcttaaaaaaaaaactgcaagatCCTATACAGTAGTAACCAGTGATAGGCACAGCTGTGCTTAAAAATAGCTGCattttaaaacaataaaacatatttaaacataaaaggatTCCTTCTGAAACAATAATACACAATCATTTTCCAACAAATTAGGACCAAACATTATGGTTTTAACAGCCAGATGAGAAAAGAAACGTGATCGGGTTTTGTCTTTTATCTGCATTCACcttgtttctctgtctctcttcttgtgtctccttttccctctgtctctgttgatcacctttTCTACCCTCCATCACCACATCTTCACTTtccttcttcctcctttctccccaTCTTTCACCTCACTTATTGTACGTTCTCTGTTGCATTGTCACCCACCTCTCCATCTTGCTCCTATTATTGCTCCTTATTCTTCTTCCCGTCTCCCTCCATTGTTCTATGTCCCCTTCTCTTCTGTGCCCCTCTCTGACTTCCTCTTCAAAGCTCAAGGCACATTAATTTGTCAACAGGGGAGCCACTCTCGCTATAAGCTCTGTTTGTGGAGTTAAAATTGTGTAGCAGCCTCAGGTTGTGCACATGCATTTTCTCTGCTGGAACACAGTGAAGATTGCTGTTACCCTTGGCCTTAATCCTATAAACTGAGTTTATATGCTAAAGCAGAATTAGTATGGTTAAAAGGTATTATACTCCTGCTGGGAGGTCAGAAGAACAGCCACTAGGTTAATGGGTAGCTGGAGCTAATGTACCAGCTCTTCTGTTTCAGGGCCTGTGGCATGAAGATGCATCATGCAAATAACACTTtacttttatatttaaaaatgacACTTCCCCCCTTCTATGCTCTCTGAGCCCATTTGCCTTCTCTTGCAAGGGAAAAAAAGATAACTTAGAGAAAATGTTTTAAGGTTAGTTTTAGAAACTCATTTCTGCATGCATGTGGCAACATGACCTGTAAATTTCCTGTTACAAAATTCAGATGGCGTAAAAGCATGTGCATTGATACGATGGTGTGTGctttgctggtaggcagataTGGGGCAGAATTTGCActcagatttttatttatttatttattgggatttattaaccgcctttatgaacagatgCACCCAAGATTGTGTATTACACctgcttacactagtattttataaatgcacACAGATACCTAtgaatctttatagaattgcatctAAGTAGGCACCTGCGTGCCTTCTTAAATTAGGCACCCCCCCTTAtaaagtcttgccccatccttggccacctttaaatctagactgaaagcccacctctttaacattgcttttgactcgtaaccacttgtaaccactcgcctccacctaccctgctctcttccttcccgttcacattaattgatttgatttgcttactttatttattttttgtctattagattgtaagctctttgagcagggactgtctttcttctatgtttgtgcagttctgcttacgccttgtagcgctatagaaatgctaaatagtagtagtagtatccacattggggacagttctataaagggtgcttaaATTAGGTGCCCAAAATCTGTTCCCTAAGATAGTATTCTATTATACAGTAGAGGCTAATTTAGCACCATGACGCCTAGGCATGGAACTTAGTTTTCTAGAAGTTTGGCACCTCAGTGTGATCCCGCCCacatgcacccccctccccctttgctgTCACACACTAAAGcatgtgctactttatagaattgtgctaaaTTGCAGTTAGGTGCCTAACTACCGTTTACTTCCATTTTTTGTTCCTAACTTGTAGTACACTATATTGAATTGCTTACAATGTACTTGACATACTGCCTAAATGGGGGAACgcacaaggcagtttacaatctaaaacagAACAGGAAAGGAACGCCATCTAGCattcaaagaagagagagagagaatgggagaggaactcccccccccccccccccaactccgtTGCCAGCGTACTGCTAGGTGAAGTGCCTAAAGcaatggttccaaaacctggtcctggagccgccccagctagtcaggtttctgggatatctacaatgaatatttatgagagagatttgcacgcactgcctccactgcatgcagatctctctcatgaatattcattgtggatatcccgaaaacctgactggctggagtgcctccatgatcgggtttgggaaccactggcttcaAGGAATCATGATACTAGAATCAAAGTTCCAAAAGCCTTCTGGAAAAGAGAGGTGGTTAGGGTGGGCCTAAACTTTAAATAAGAGGGCTTCCTGCAAATTTCATGTGACAGTGAATTCCATAGATATGGTGCAACAATGAAGAAACAGAATGGTCTGTAGACTTGAACTGAGAGCAGTACCCAGAAGGACTGCATAAACAGCTTTCAAAGGCAGATTTCAAAAAACGTGTACAGGGTGGTATGATGTAATTAGACAAGTCAGATAAGTAGGAATGTTTGCAAAGAGAATTTTATGAGTCAAAATCAAGATCTAGAACTGAATAGGGAGCCATGTTGGATTAGGAGAGAGGATaatgtgtatttatttaaaattgtgtATAACACCAGATTGGAAAAGGCATTGCATGGTCCCTCAGTGGACCAAAAGGGCACTAATAAATCCCAGGTTAGATTGCCTTCACGTGCTCAACAGTAGTGTCCCTTTGGACACTTTGTATTCTGGAAATCTGTTATGATGATTTTAATATTGGAAACTGTAGTAGAATTGGAGAAATGCTCATACTTCTGTATTATAACATCAGTTTTCCATTGCAGGTCTAGCGGCCTTATATTCTGGACTCACCCCTACCATGATCCGTGCATTCCCTGCCAACGGGGCTCTGTTTGTGGCCTACGAATACAGCAGgaagctgatgatgaaacagtttGACATGTACTGAAATCATTCCATATCTGTTCAGTGTGGCCAAAAACCTTCAGGCAGCCTCTGAGTCACTTGCAGGCTGGATGTGAAACAACTCTACAGCCAATCAGAAGAAAGGTTCTTTGAGTAGTATATTACCCAACTGCCATGTGTTCAGTGCCTGTTGGGACCGGGGTCCAGcaatttaatatatatttatatatgtttttaagggtattttttttgttcaattattAAAAAATTCAGGTGGAGGGTCCACATGCAATCCAGATGTTTGTGAGCAGCTACATTTCAGCAGCATAAGAATCTGGGCAGTGTTACATGCCTCATCATATGAATCTAGTCCAGCTGCAGTCAAGATGGGGCTGATGCAGTAGCTCTACCTCTGATTTCATGTCTTTTCATTTGGAACTGTGGCCATACATGAGCCGATGTGATCATAGAGAGGCCAGTCCATATTTAACTGCAATGATGATCTCACCATAGGGTCACTGTAGACATTCTTTGCACCCCCCTGTCAAGCATACCTCTTGTGTTTCTGGGGGTAAACTCCTCCCCCATTCCTCACACCTTCATGGAATCCTCACTGCCCTCCCATAGCCGGGTCAGACCTTTAAAGTTTGCAAACCCAGGCTGCTGTTTTCCATGATGGAGGCATACCTCTAGTCTCACACTGCCTAACTCAACCTAGAGAGTGCAATAATGTTCCTGAAACACTTGGCTTCTCATATTGCTTATTTGCAATTGCacaattaaaaacatattaattgctttttttttttttttttttttgagtgcaaCATGATAAACACATGTTTTAAAGGGTTAGCGATGCATCTACTTTTTTCCATCTGAGAATAGCTGACAGAGGGAACACATAACCTTGAAAATATCAGTCTGTTGCTCACAAGCTGGGAAGATTATGGGCATTTTAAAAGTATAAAAATAATACTCAGCTGGCAGAATAGAAGATGCATTCCTGAACTATACACGTACAGTCCTGTTCATTTAAGTTCTCAGGTGCTGGCACAGGATACTTGTCTCAAATATCACAGACTGTGATGGAGCTGCTCAGGGCGCCCCTGCCCAAAGATTTTCCATGGTGGCTAACAATATGGAAATTtattttctctgatactttgGCTCAAAGTGGGTGAGGGTGAAATGCTTCCTGTAAATAGATGGTGCTGTAGCTAGGAGAAAAATCCTATTACCAC
This portion of the Microcaecilia unicolor chromosome 4, aMicUni1.1, whole genome shotgun sequence genome encodes:
- the LOC115468604 gene encoding mitochondrial ornithine transporter 1-like — its product is MGTMGPSSTLQASIDLAAGAAGGTACVLVGQPFDTAKVKMQTFPNLYRGLIECAAKTYKQVGFRGFYKGTSPALLANIAENSVLFMSYGFCQQVVRSALGLDRHIMLSDLQNAAAGSVASVFSSLVLCPTELVKCRLQAMHELQLSGKVLERHNTVWSVVKGIIRTDGPLGFYQGLSSTLFREMPGYFFFFGGYELSRSLFASGGKSKEELGPIPLMISGGFGGVALWLAVYPVDCVKSRIQVLSAAGKQAGFMRTLVCLVKNEGLAALYSGLTPTMIRAFPANGALFVAYEYSRKLMMKQFDMY